In Chroicocephalus ridibundus unplaced genomic scaffold, bChrRid1.1 SCAFFOLD_663, whole genome shotgun sequence, the sequence ccggcggcggcggcggcggcaacagcagcagcagcgtcatGGCCGCCGTCCCGCCCGACTCCTGGCAGCCGCCCACCGTCGCCATGGAGACCACGTAAGGGGCGGGCTCCCCCTCCCCCGGTACCGGCACCGGGCGGCCCCTCCCACTccctcggccccggccccccgctccGGTACCGGGGACACTGCGGtcctgtctccccccccccctcgccccccccgaCACCGGGCAGACCCCGGGGTGCGTTaacccccggtgccccccggtAGCGGGTATTCCCCGTGTCCCCGGTACCGGGCagcccccggtgtcccccggtgTCCGTTAGCTCCCACTAACCCCCGGTACCGGCCACCCTCGTCCCCCCCCTTCCGATACCGGGCAGCCCCTGGGTCTGGCCTCCCGGTACCAGACCCCCCCCGGTCCCTCTCTCCCCGGTACTGGACACCCCCGGCTCGCCCCTTCCAGTACCGGGCAGCCCCACGTGCCCCCCCGGTGTCCATTAAGTCCCCACTATGCCCCGGTACCggacacccccgccccccccccccccccttccttcctgtTCCGTGTATCCCCTGGGTTTGTCCTCCCCGGTACCGGACACCCCTCAGACCCCCCCTCCAGTACCGGATGGCCCCTGGGTGACCCCCACCTCCCCGGTCCCAGacgcccccccggacccccccgtccccgctcccggcCATCCCCTGGCTCTGTCCATCCCGGTCCCGGACACCCCCCAGTTTTTCCCCCCCCATCACCGTGATCTCGGCCATCCCCCATtgctccccccccgccggcgTGTGGTGTGtccccggtggggggggggatgagtGCGGTGACCCcccctggtggtggtggtggtgggggggggcagtggggtgacCCCCCTGGtgtggggcgggcggtggggtgccccccccccagtggtggtggtggtggtgggggggcggtggggtgacCCCCCTTATGGTGGTGGGGTGACCccctggtggtggtggcggtggtggggggtgaccccccccagtggtggtggggggcagtGGGTGACCcccccggtggtggtggggggggcggtggggtgacaccccccccccagtgatggcgggggggcgatgggtgacCCCTCGGTGTGagggggggcgggcggtggggtgACCCCCCTTATGGTTGTGGGGTGCCcccctggtggtggtgggggggggggtggggtgacccccccccccccaagtgatggcgggggggcgatgggtgacccctcggcgtgggggggggggcgagcggTGGGCTGACCCCCCTTATGGTGGTGGGGTGATCCCCCCCgtgcgtgtggggggggggtggtgattgacatcccccccccccggtgtgtgggggggcgggggggggggggcgcaggatGGGCCCGCTGGTGCTGGAGCTCTACTGGAAACACGCCCCCCGCACCTGCAAGAACTTCGCCGAGCTCTGCCGCCGCGGCTACTACAACGGCACCAAGTTCCACCGCGTCATCAAGGACTTCATGGTCCAGGGGGGGGACCCCACCGGCACCGGTGAGacgccaccccccccccttccacccccccccccactccccagaaCCCCGctgacaccccacccccccccggtcTTGTCCCTCCCCAGGCCGCGGCGGCGCCTCCATCTACGGGAAGCAGTTTGAGGACGAGCTGCATCCGGAGCTGAAGTTCACCGGTGAGCGGAGGCCACCACCCGGAGGTCACAACCCCACCcctggggcgggcgggggggggggcgtgtcccccaggaccccaccCGTTTGGTGGCATGTCCCCCATGATGCCAGGACCCTGGCCGTGGGGTGGTACGGCCCCATGTCCCCTAAGACCCATCCGTGGGGTGGCGCGTCTCCCGGATCTCCGAAGACCCCATCCGTGGGGTGggatgtcccccatgtccccgctcCTGGGGTGACATGGCCCCCAAGTCCCCCAGGACCCCACCCGTTTGGTGGCATGTCCCCCATGATGCCAGGACCCTGGCCGTGGGGTGGTACGGCCCCATGTCCCCTAAGACCCATCCGTGGGGTGGCACGTCCCCCACGATGGCAGGACCGTAGGCGTGGGGTGGCGCGTCTCCCAGATCTCCGAAGACCCCATCCGTGGGGTGggatgtcccccatgtccccgctcCTGGGGTGACATGGCCCCCAAGTCCCCCAGGACCCCACCCATTTGGTGGCATGTCCCCCATGATGCTGGAATGCTAGAACCTTGGCCATGGGGTGGCAtgacccctgtgtcccccaggaccccaccTGTGGGGTGGCATGTCCCCCATGTACCCCAGGACCCCAGCCATGTGGTGACATGTCCCCCATGATGCCAAGACCTTGGCCATGGGGTGggatgtcctccatgtcccccaggAGGCTGGCCATGGAGTGGCACATCACCCATGTCCCCGAAGACCTATCCATGGGGTGGGATGGCCTCCATGGTCTCCATGAGCCAAGCCATGGTGGGGCATGTCCCCCAAGTCCCTATCCATGGGGTGGCATGTCCCCCATGATACTGGAACCTTGGCCATGGGGTGGCATGTCCCAGGGAGGCTGGCCATGGGATGATGTGTCACTCAAGAGCCCATCCATGGGGTGGCAtgtcccccaggaccctgccCATGGGCTGGCACGTCCCCCATGATACCAGAACCTTATCCATGAGGTAGCGCATCTCCTCTGTCCCCTAAGACCCTGTCCATGGGGTAGCATGTCCCCCAAGTCCCCATCCGTGGGGTGGCATGTCTCCCATGATGCCAGAACGTTGGCCATGGGATGACGTGTCCCTCAAGACCCCATCCATGGGGTAACATGTCCCCCAGGACCCTGACCATGGGCTGGCACGTCCCCTGTGATACCGGAACCTTATCCATGAGGTGGCACACCTCCTGCGTCCCCCAAGACCCTGTCCATGGGGTGGCATGTCCCCCAGGACCCTGACCATGGGCTGGCACGTCCCCTGTGATACCGGAACCTTATCCATGAGGTGGCACACCTCCTGCGTCCCCTAAGACCTCATCCATGGGGTGCCATGTCCCCCAGGACCCTGACCATGGGCTGGCACGTCCCCCATGACACCAGAACCTTATCCATGAGGTGGCACACCTCCTGCGTCCCCTAAGACCTCATCCATGGGGTAGCATGTCCCTTGGGTCCCCATCCATGGGGTGGCATGTCTCCCACGATACCAGAACCTTGGCCATGGGATGACGTGTCCCTCAAGACCCCATCCAAGGGGTGCCATGTCCCCCAGGACCCTGACCATGGGGTGACATGTCCCCCATGATACCGGAACCTTATCCATGAGGTGACACATCTCCTGCATCCCCCAAGATCCTGTCCATGGGGTGGCATGTCCCCCATGATACCAGAACCTTATCCATGAGGTGGCATGTCTCCTGCGTCCCCTAAGACCCCGTCCATGGGGTAGCATGTCCCTCAGGTCCCCATCCATGGGGTGCCATGTCCCCCAGGACCTTGCCCATGGGCTGGCACGTCCCCTGTGATACCAGAACCTTATCCGTGAGGTGGATCTCCTGCGTCCCCCAAGACCCCATCCGGGGGGTGACCTATCTCCCACGAGACCATttcaaaaaccccccaaaatcccccttaAAaagcacctcccccccccaaaaaaaaaaaaaaagcagctcgtTAAAGGGCGTCCGTCTGTCCTTCCTAGGCGCCGGCATCTTGGCCATGGCCAACGCGGGGCCGGACACCAACGGGAGCCAGTTCTTCCTGACGCTGGGCCCGGCGCAGTGGTTGGACGGGAAGCACAGCATCTTCGGCAGGGTCTGCCAGGGCATGGGGGTGCTGGGCCGCCTGGCCATGGTGGAGACCAACGCCCAGGACCGGCCTCTGGACGACGTCAAGGTCATCAAGGCTTTTCCTTCGGGGTAGTGGATGTgggcggggggaggtggcaggggggggggtggcggccgTGTCCTGGTCCCgtccccaccctgccccgccaCCCCGTTTTGTAATAAAAGAGGTGGGATGTTGGTGACACCTCACCCCGTGGTGGGATTTTTGTTGGGGTTGCGGGGGGTGGGGCGGTTGCTGGTGGACACCTGGAGGAGGTGTCTCCATCGTGGACGCCTAGAGGAGGTGAACACCTGGAGGAGGTGTCTCCATCATGGACACCTGGAGGAGGTGAACACCTAGAGAAGGTGTCTCCATCATGGACACCTGGAGGAGGTGGACGCTTGGAGGAGGTGTCTCCATTGTGGATGCCTAGAAGAGGTGAACACCTAGAGAAGGTGTCTCCATCATGGACACCTGGAGGAGGTGAACACCTAGAGGAGGTGTCTCCATCATGGTCACTTGGAAGAGGTGTCCCTATCGTGGATACCCGGAGGAGGTGGACGCTTGGAGGAGGTGTCTCCATTGTGGACCCCTAGAGGAGGTGAACACCTAGAGAAGGTGTCTCCATCATGGACACCTGGAGGAGGTGAACACCTAGAGAAGGTGTCTCCATCAGGGACACCTGGAGGAGGTGGACGCTTGGAGGAGGTGTCTCCATTGTGGACGCCTAGAAGAGGTGAACACCTAGAGAAGGTGTCTCCATTGTGGACGCCTAGAAGAGGTGAACACCTAGAGAAGGTGTCTCCATCATGGACACCTGGAGGAGGTGAACACCTAGAGAAGGTGTCTCCATCAGGGACACCTGGAGGAGGTGTCCCCATCATGGACACCTGGAGGAGGTGGACGCTTGGAGGAGGTGTCTCCATTGTGGACACCTAGAAGAGGTGAACACCTAGAGAAGGTGTCTCCATCAGGGACACCTGGAGGAGGTGGACACTTGGAGGAGGTGTCCCCATCATGGACACCTAGAAGAGGTGAACACCTAGAGAAGGTGTCTCCATCATGGTCACTTGGAAGAGGTGTCCCCATCATGGACACCTGGAGGAGGTGGACGCTTGGAGGAGGTGTCCCCATCATGGACACCTAGAAGAGGTGAACACCTGGAGAAGGTGTCTCCATCATGGACACCTGGAGGAGGTGGACGCTTGGAGGAGGTGTCCCCATGGTGGACACCTGGAGGAGGTGTCCCCCTCATAGTCACCTGGAGAAGGTGGACACCTAGAGGAGGTGTCCCCATCATGGACACCCGAAGGAGATGTCCCCATTGCAATTGGGGATCAAGGGgcttgtgtgtgtccccccccccagcccccagcgtGTGTTTTTTAGGGTCCCCCCCAGCCTTAGGGACACGGAGCTGTCACCggccctggggacatggggctgtcaccagctgctgggggtggggggcacagcgGGGGGGGCAGGAGATGCCAGtttgccccctccctgccacagctctggggagggggcagggtgctgccacccccccgccgtgtccccgtgtcacccccccccgaGTGTCTGGGGACCccgcggggtgtccccccccccacgcgCCTGCTTGTCActgggctgcgggggggtgggagagctactcccccccccacccccaaaccctgtggtccccacggtgtccctctctgtgtgtgtgtccccagggtgtggtgtgtccccccccccgccctacGATGGCttttgccccccctccccagcctccccgggGCCCTTTGCTGTTCCTGTAGGACCTACAATAACGGCTGGGGGCCCCAGTCtgcccagtgcccccagtacggCCGAGGCACTagccagggcggggggggtggcGTGGGGGGGTGTTGAGGAGGGGGGGCACAGGAGtgctggggggcctgggggctggactggggggactgggaggtcCCAAGGCAGGActcggggagtgggggggggggtactggggggtgGTGCGGGGATGGTACTGGGAGCTACTGGGGGCAGTGGGGAACTGGGGGACCCTGGGTCTGAAGGGGGTGGGgcgctgggggcactgggaggaccggGGGGGGGTCTGACTAAGAgaggactgggggaactgggggggggggtctccctgGGGAGCACGGTGGTACCTGGAGGGGTCCTGCGACACAGAggtggggggggcactgggggtaccggggggggcactggggataccggggggggcactggggatactggaggcagcactgggggtatgggggtggcactgggagtagcggggggacactggggatacTGGAGGCAGCACAGGGGGTacgggggggggcactgggagtagcgggggggcactggggatactggaggcagcactgggggtatggggggggcactgggagtagcgggggggcactggggatactggaggcagcactgggggtacgggtggggggcactgggggtaccgggggggcactggggatactggaggcagcactgggggtacggggggggcactgggagtagcgggggggcactggggatactggaggcagcactgggggtacggggagggggcactggggatactggaggcagcactgggggtacgggggggggcactggggatactggaggcagcactgggggtatggggggggcactgggagtagcgggggggcactggggatactggaggcagcactgggggtatgggggggggcactgggggtaccaggggggcactggggatactggaggcagcactgggggtatgagggggggcactgggagtagcgggggggcactggggatactggaggcagcactgggggtatgagggggggcactgggagtagcgggggggcactggggatactggaggcagcactgggggtacggggagggggcactggggatactggaggcagcactgggggtacgggggggggcactggggatactggaggcagcactgggggtatgggggggcactgggagtagcgggggggcactggggatactggaggcagcactgggggtatgggggggggcactgggggtaccaggggggcactggggatactggaggcagcactgggggtatgagggggggcactgggagtagcgggggggcactggggatactggaggcagcactgggggtatgagggggggcactgggagtagcgggggggcactggggatactggaggCAACACTGGGGGTAtgagggggggcactgggagtagcgggggggcactggggatactggaggCAACActggaggtgccgggggggggcgctACTGGAGGTACTGGGGGAAGCaatgggggtcccggggggggcactggggttaCCGGGGGGGTAATGGAGGTacgggggggggagctgggggtactggaggcagcactgggggtgccgggggggcactGAGGGTACGGGGGGGCAGCACTGGGGGTACGGGGGGGGTGGTACTGGGGGTCCGGGGCGATACCTGGGAGCGTCCCGGGGGCGTTCGCGGGGGACCCGGGGTGGTACCGGGGGTCTGGGGGCGATGGCGGGGGCGGTCCCGGGGATCCGGGGGCGATGGCCGGGGCGGTCCCGGGGGTCTGGGGGCGATGCCGTGGAGCCGGGGGCGGTCCCGGGGGTCTGGGGGCGATGCCATGGAGCCGGGGGCGGTCCCGGGGGTCTGGGGGCGATGGCGGGGGCAGTACCGGGGGTCTGGGGGCGATGCCATGGAGCCGGGGGCGGTCCCGGGGGTCTgggggcggtgccgggggccCCCGGGGGCGGTCCCGTAGGAAACACCGGGGCAGCCCctcggtgcggggccggggccggggccgggagccccgggcggggccgggggcggtcCCGGGGCGGAGCCGATCCCgatcccggtgccggtgccggtggcggtggcggtggcggggcgcgggggcggccggagccgggcagcggcggaGCCCGGGACATGGCGGGCCTGGGCGCCCCGGAGCCGggcagcggccccggccccgtccCGGCCACCCGGGTGGAGCTGACGGTGTCCTGCAGGTACCGGGGCTCGGGGGGAGCgggcgccgggggcggcggggggcgggcggcgctctcggagactgggaggcactggggagcggGGGGTGATCGGCGTTGtcggggactgggaggcactgggaggcagcggggagcgAGGGGCAGTTGGCGTAgcatactgggaggcactgggatgcactgggatgcagTGGAGAGCGGGGGGTGGTTGGCGTTGTcgagcactgggaggcactgggaggcactgggggggcaccaggaggtagcggggagccgggggcagcTGCCGTAGGCTACTGGAaagcactggggggcactgggatgcactggggagTGGGACCAGTCGGTGTTGTTgggcactgggatgcactgggaggcactggggagcggGGTGTGATCGGCGTTGTCGGatactggaaggcactgggatgcactgggatgcactggggagTGGGGGGTGGTTGGTGTTGtcggggactgggaggcactgggaggcactggggagcggGGTGTGATCGGCGTTGTCGGatactggaaggcactgggatgcactgggatgcactggggaaCAGGGGGTGATCGGCATTGttggggactgggaggcactgggaggcactggggagcggggggtggtTGGCGTTGTcgggtactgggaggcactgggatgcactggggagcggggggtggtTGGCGTTGttgggcactgggaggcactgggatgcactggggagCGGGGGGTGATCGGCGTTGTCggatactggggggcactgggaggcactggggagcggGGGGTGATCGGCATTGTcgggtactgggaggcactgggaggcactggggagcggggggtggtTGGCGTTGttggggactgggaggcactgggaagcactgggaagcactgggaggcactgggaggcactggggagtgGGGGGTGGTTGGCGTTGtcgggcactgggaggcactggggagcggggggaagccGATATTGTcgggtactgggaggcactgggaggcactgggagacagcggggagcggggggcagtTGTgggatactgggagcactgggaggcactggggagcggggggaagccGATATTGTcgggtactgggaggcactgggaggcactgggagacagcggggagcggggggcagtTGTgggatactgggagcactggggggcactgggggagcaggaggcagtTGGGGGTgtcgggtgctgggggggcatggggggcactcagtggtggggggcactgggaggcactgggtaCTGCGGgtgtggggcactggggggcactgggaggtggggagggggggggtgtgctggggatgggggtcccggggggggggggacgacgacgacacccacatgggtgctgggagccggcactgggggtgctggggggagaaTGTGGgctcggggggtggggggggggggcgaaatGCCACCACCCCCCCGGGGGTGGCACTgaatctgccccccccccaccaattCCCGGACCCGTtctgcaccccccacccccccccccgccagctgggggggggtgaggtggggggggtcggggtgccGGGGTGTCCCTGGTCTCCCCGGCTgtgctgggtgccccccccccgggacctGCTGggtgccctgtgtcccccccccccggccatatCCCCCCCCCAGGCTGCGCTGGgtaccctgtgccccccccctccggccgtgccccccccccccgggctgcgctgggtgccctgtgccccccccggccgtgcccccccTGGGCC encodes:
- the PPIL1 gene encoding peptidyl-prolyl cis-trans isomerase-like 1: MAAVPPDSWQPPTVAMETTMGPLVLELYWKHAPRTCKNFAELCRRGYYNGTKFHRVIKDFMVQGGDPTGTGRGGASIYGKQFEDELHPELKFTGAGILAMANAGPDTNGSQFFLTLGPAQWLDGKHSIFGRVCQGMGVLGRLAMVETNAQDRPLDDVKVIKAFPSG